In Hyphomicrobiales bacterium, a single window of DNA contains:
- a CDS encoding YebC/PmpR family DNA-binding transcriptional regulator, giving the protein MAGHSQFKNIMYRKGAQDKKRSKIFSKLAKEITIAVKSGGPDASANPRLRLAIQNAKGQSMPKDNIERAISRGEGRDTESLEEIRYEGYGPGGVAVIVETMTDNRNRTAGAVRSYFTKNGGNLGETGAVSFMFDRIGEIVYPVAAGDAEKVLEAAIEAGATDAESDEDQHVISCEFADLGAVSSALEAALGEAQSVQTVWRPKTTTPVDEERANTLMKLIATLEDDDDVQNVYSNFEVDEAVMTKLAG; this is encoded by the coding sequence ATGGCCGGCCATTCACAGTTCAAGAACATCATGTACCGCAAGGGCGCTCAGGATAAGAAGCGCTCCAAGATTTTCTCCAAGCTCGCCAAGGAGATCACGATCGCGGTCAAGTCCGGCGGCCCCGACGCCTCCGCCAACCCGCGGCTGCGCCTCGCGATCCAGAACGCCAAGGGTCAGTCGATGCCCAAGGACAACATCGAGCGCGCGATCTCGCGCGGCGAAGGGCGCGACACCGAAAGCCTCGAGGAGATCCGCTACGAAGGCTATGGCCCGGGGGGCGTCGCCGTCATCGTCGAGACCATGACCGACAACCGCAACCGCACCGCCGGCGCGGTCCGTTCCTACTTCACCAAGAACGGCGGCAACCTCGGCGAGACGGGGGCCGTCTCCTTCATGTTCGATCGCATCGGCGAAATCGTCTATCCGGTAGCCGCCGGAGACGCCGAGAAAGTCCTCGAGGCGGCCATCGAGGCCGGCGCCACCGATGCCGAGAGCGACGAAGACCAGCACGTCATCTCGTGCGAGTTCGCCGACCTCGGCGCGGTCTCGTCCGCCCTCGAGGCGGCCCTCGGCGAGGCCCAGTCGGTCCAGACGGTATGGCGACCCAAGACCACCACGCCCGTCGACGAAGAGCGCGCCAATACGCTCATGAAGCTCATCGCCACCCTCGAGGACGACGACGACGTCCAGAACGTCTATTCCAACTTCGAGGTCGACGAAGCGGTGATGACCAAGCTGGCGGGCTGA